Proteins from a single region of Styela clava chromosome 1, kaStyClav1.hap1.2, whole genome shotgun sequence:
- the LOC120325462 gene encoding isocitrate dehydrogenase [NAD] subunit beta, mitochondrial-like, producing MAASLGNLARHTQRFCATPSIARCIHGSNNLQRHHEGKVKVTMVPGDGIGPELMIAVKEVFKAAAIPVEFEEFWVSEIMDRASEDTIQQVTKSVLRNGVALLGDISSRLSAMGGELASTKFILRQRLDLYANVVRAKSFEGYKTRHNNMDLVIIREQTEGEYSALEHESVPGVIESMKIITREKSKRIARFAFDYATKHDRKKVTAVHKANIMKLGDGMFLESCREVSKLYPKITFEAMIVDNTCMQLVSNPNQFDVMVMPNLYGNIIDNLAAGLVGGAGVVPGESYSQKCAVFETGARHPFAQAVGRNIANPTAMLLSSANLLEHLHLGNYAKQVSNAVADVVNKGKARTADLGGYATTTDFTHAVINQIHKG from the coding sequence ATGGCAGCATCACTTGGAAATCTTGCAAGACATACCCAGCGATTTTGTGCAACTCCGAGCATAGCCCGTTGTATTCATGGAAGCAATAATCTTCAGCGTCATCATGAGGGAAAAGTTAAAGTTACTATGGTACCTGGGGACGGTATTGGACCAGAATTAATGATCGCAGTAAAGGAAGTTTTTAAAGCAGCTGCAATTCCGGTAGAATTTGAGGAGTTTTGGGTGAGTGAAATTATGGACCGAGCTTCTGAAGATACAATACAGCAGGTTACAAAATCTGTTTTGAGAAATGGAGTCGCTTTATTAGGCGATATTTCTTCTAGATTGAGTGCCATGGGTGGAGAACTGGCGTCAACGAAATTCATTCTTCGCCAGCGTCTTGATTTGTATGCAAATGTGGTTCGAGCGAAGAGTTTCGAAGGTTACAAGACCCGGCATAACAATATGGATCTAGTGATTATTCGTGAGCAAACCGAGGGAGAGTACAGCGCTCTTGAACATGAAAGTGTCCCAGGAGTCATTGAATCGATGAAAATAATTACACGAGAAAAATCAAAACGTATTGCAAGATTTGCTTTCGATTACGCAACAAAACACGACCGGAAAAAGGTAACCGCAGTACATAAagcaaatattatgaaattagGCGATGGAATGTTTCTGGAATCCTGTCGTGAAGTCTCGAAATTATATCCCAAAATTACTTTTGAAGCGATGATTGTTGATAATACATGTATGCAGCTCGTGTCAAATCCTAACCAATTTGATGTTATGGTTATGCCTAACCTTTatggtaatattattgataatttgGCTGCTGGTTTGGTGGGCGGGGCAGGGGTTGTCCCAGGTGAAAGTTACAGTCAAAAATGTGCAGTTTTTGAAACAGGTGCAAGACATCCTTTTGCCCAAGCTGTTGGTCGTAATATTGCTAACCCAACTGCAATGCTTTTGTCATCTGCAAATCTACTTGAGCACTTACATCTCGGAAACTATGCAAAACAAGTTTCCAACGCTGTCGCAGATGTTGTCAACAAAGGAAAAGCGCGAACCGCTGATCTCGGTGGATATGCCACAACCACAGATTTCACTCACGCTGTGATAAACCAAATACACAAAGGATGA
- the LOC120325463 gene encoding p21-activated protein kinase-interacting protein 1-like, protein MLKIIVGCYEQMLLGYSVTKDKEKDVLKSELLFTDHSHSGCIKTVACGSSYLASGSSDEAIFLFDMTDDKEVGSIQGHEGTVNYLTFPDKKFLMSTSDDGTINVWRVSAKWDKAKCLRGHKGPVTSFAVHPSGKLALSASPKDGTLRTWNMISGRPVYVKNMKKFSPEIVKFSPGGEHYLITSKNCLQIYELESANCIAEIEWKKAILAAEFISNKLIAVTGEGNEIHIYQTKNGESVTKIEAHTSRVKGLHRITPPKFLIDSDTDNSIIWLASASSDGHVKIWSVDEQKLTDESTSVLKSPPCVLDIDTKARVTCLTSWESKT, encoded by the exons ATGCTTAAAATAATTGTAGGATGTTATGAGCAAATGCTCTTGGGTTACTCTGTTACCAAAGATAAGGAAAAAGATGTTTTGAAATCAGAATTGCTTTTCACTGATCATTCTCATAGTGGTTGTATCAAGACTGTGGCATGTGGGTCTTCATATTTGGCTTCTGGATCTTCGGacgaagcaatatttttgtttgatatgACGGATGATAAAGAAGTTGGATCGATACAG GGCCACGAAGGAACCGTCAACTATCTTACATTCCCAGATAAGAAATTTCTAATGAGTACGAGTGATGATGGAACAATAAATGTGTGGAGAGTATCGGCGAAATGGGACAAAGCGAAATGTCTTCGAGGACACAAAGGGCCAGTCACATCATTTGCAGTACACCCATCTGGTAAATTGGCCCTTTCTGCGTCCCCTAAAGATGGCACACTACGCACTTGGAACATGATATCAGGGAGGCCAGTTTATGTtaagaatatgaaaaaattttcaccAGAAATCGTAAAATTCAGCCCAGGGGGTGAACATTATCTGATCACGTCTAAAAATTGTCTCCAAATTTATGAATTAGAATCCGCGAATTGTATTGCCGAAATTGAATGGAAAAAAGCCATTTTAGCTGCcgaattcatttcaaataaactcATAGCTGTAACGGGGGAAGGAAACGAAATTCACATTTATCAGACAAAAAATGGCGAGAGTGTCACAAAAATAGAAGCACATACGTCAAGAGTGAAAGGTCTTCACAGAATTACTCCGCCAAAGTTTTTGATTGACAGCGACACTGATAATTCTATAATATGGCTAGCATCAGCGTCCAGTGATGGCCATGTCAAAATCTGGTCTGTGGACGAACAAAAGTTAACGGATGAAAGCACGAGTGTCCTGAAATCCCCTCCTTGTGTGTTAGATATTGACACAAAAGCAAGGGTTACCTGCTTGACTTCGTGGGAAAGTAAAACTTGA
- the LOC120348417 gene encoding phenylalanine--tRNA ligase alpha subunit-like has protein sequence MTEKEVDMATELLQFLELNERVNSISYAKTKNLEHQKIVGLIKSLQVHEGVIDASQKTDKNWVLSTEGKKLESSGSYEFNIFKRVPADGIAQSELVKDKNDKIGFSKAMSNRWIKVDKSGGAPKIFVADGVNPTDIVRDNLSRIKQGSPIPDKDRAELKKRKLVEEVTIKSFDVTKGEKFTTKIEKAATDLTAQMIQDGSWKTTTFKDYNYSAMGIKPSAGHLHPLLKVRSVYRQIFLEMGFTEMPTNNYVESSFWNFDALFQPQQHPARDAHDTFFISDPAECDTFPADYAEKVKRVHSEGGFGSQGYCYDWKYSEAKKNLLRTHTTAVSARMLYKLAKEGFKPSKYFSIDRVFRNESLDATHLAEFHQVEGVVADYSVTLGDLMGVLQAFFHKLGITKLRFKPAYNPYTEPSMEIFSYHEGLKKWVEVGNSGIFRPEMLLPMGLPEDVNVIAWGLSLERPTMIKYGIDNIRDLVGHKINLQMVQDNPVCRMDF, from the coding sequence ATGACTGAGAAAGAAGTAGATATGGCAACTGAGTTATTGCAATTCTTGGAATTGAATGAACGTGTCAACTCAATTTCATACGCAAAAACCAAAAATTTGGAACATCAAAAAATTGTCGGTTTAATAAAAAGCTTACAAGTTCATGAAGGCGTGATAGACGCCTCACAGAAAACAGACAAAAATTGGGTTCTCTCAACCGAGGGTAAAAAGCTCGAATCAAGTGGAAGTTATgagtttaatattttcaaaagagttCCAGCAGATGGTATTGCGCAATCTGAACTGGTGaaagataaaaatgataaaattggcTTCAGCAAGGCGATGTCTAATAGATGGATCAAAGTGGACAAATCGGGTGGCGCACCGAAGATTTTTGTCGCTGATGGCGTAAACCCAACTGATATTGTTAGAGATAATTTATCAAGAATAAAACAAGGATCTCCCATTCCTGACAAAGATAGGGCGGAGTTGAAAAAACGTAAATTAGTGGAGGAAGTTACTATAAAGAGTTTTGATGTTACGAAAGGTGAAAAGTTCACAACGAAAATTGAGAAGGCAGCAACGGATCTCACAGCTCAAATGATACAAGATGGCTCATGGAAAACAACAACTTTTAAAGATTACAACTACTCTGCGATGGGTATCAAACCTTCAGCAGGACACTTGCATCCCCTTTTGAAAGTACGATCTGTTTATCGACAAATATTTCTTGAAATGGGGTTCACAGAAATGCCAACGAATAATTATGTAGAAAGCTCATTCTGGAATTTTGACGCCTTGTTCCAACCTCAGCAACATCCAGCTAGAGACGCTCATGACACTTTTTTCATTTCCGACCCTGCGGAGTGTGACACTTTTCCAGCTGACTATGCAGAAAAAGTTAAAAGAGTTCACTCAGAAGGTGGTTTCGGTTCGCAAGGGTATTGTTACGACTGGAAGTACTCGGAAGCGAAGAAAAATTTACTTCGTACTCACACTACAGCTGTGAGCGCCAGGATGCTGTATAAACTTGCTAAAGAAGGATTTAAACCCAGTAAATACTTCTCAATAGATAGAGTGTTTCGAAACGAATCTTTGGATGCAACTCATCTCGCCGAGTTCCACCAAGTGGAAGGTGTAGTTGCAGATTACAGCGTAACTCTTGGAGATCTTATGGGAGTGCTACAAGCGTTCTTTCATAAACTTGGTATTACAAAGTTACGTTTCAAGCCAGCTTACAACCCATACACTGAACCATCAATGGAAATATTCAGCTACCACGAAGGACTCAAAAAATGGGTAGAAGTTGGAAATTCTGGAATTTTCCGACCCGAAATGTTATTACCAATGGGCCTTCCGGAAGATGTTAATGTTATCGCATGGGGTTTGTCATTAGAACGTCCGACAATGATAAAATATGGTATAGATAATATCAGGGATTTGGTCGGCCATAAAATCAATTTACAAATGGTACAAGATAACCCTGTCTGTAGAATGGACTTTTGA